AACACGTTTCTCCCCTGGACTGCTTggccagtcatcccaacccccaccctccccctcagACTGCACAGTCGGGTGCCAAATCCTGTGGAGATCAGCTAAGTCACTCCCAAATCTGTCCtcattcattaattattttactgCTGTATGGCAGGCCTGGTATTTGGGGCTGGGGCTACTGAAACAAATGAGGTGGGCCAAAGGAGATAGCTCCTGCCTAACTCTGTATTAGCCCTTTGTCACCTGGATCCCACCACTGATCTCTTTACTGTCCGGGTTGTCTTTCTCCATATTCCTTCCACCCATTTTTGCCTATGCCCCTAGAATGCATTTTGTAAAACTAAAATGGTAAGTCGCTTTCTTCTTTAAGATCTTTCAGTAACTACACATCGCCTTCACTGCAGCCTACGTGCCTTGGGACTGTATAGGTGGGACACATCATGTCCATTTCTTCCAGCCTTTACCTGTGATCCTTCAGACCTACACACATACTCCCACAAACTTTCACATCTGCACATGTTATTTCCATTGCTTAGAACACCCTTCCCTAGCTCATGTTTCTGTTTAACCCCCATTCCTTTTTCCAAACCCAACGAGAATCTTCTTCTCTGGAATCTATTCCCTAAGTCCACCCCATGCCTGGGGCTCCCGAGTTATGGTTCCTGTTCTCAGTTCCCACAACACCCAGTGCATACCTTAATCATAATATCACAGCACACTTATCAGATTAATAGGTAAATGCACTGTCTCCTCCACTCTGCTGTGacttccttgagggcagggagaggctcGGGTTCATTCTGCATCTCTAGCACTGGGCCCTGGATCTGCACACAGTAGATCCTTAAGAGTGAATAGGTGCTTAGGTATCTTATGAAAATGTGAAGTAACATACACTGTGAAATTCAAAATGAAAGACCATTTCTCATTCTTTACaaactcccattttttttctctggtcACAAGGATAGAAACAGATTCTACTTTTGCACACTTGGCTCTCAGTAGAATTAGCTAGCTTTCTTCAGTTCTTACTTATAAGCCATTGAACCAAGACTGAAGTTGTGTATGTTGTCAGAGAACTCCAGCCAGCCCGAGTTGTTCTAGGACCTGTGAAATATCCCTAACAAATTCCCCAGATGTGACTTTTATAAACAAAGTAGAGCAGGTATGGTGTTTGCAGGAGCTTTAGAAATATGTAAAAGTACAACCAACCATTTCTACACTACTACAGGATTTGTGCCGACAGCATCCTAATACATGAGAGTGCTGCTTTTCTCAGCACAGTATTTTCCTTAGTGGGATTACAGTGAAACAAATAAGTATTTGCATTTCATACAGGTCACTGGAAGTTCGAGTAACAGAATGAGCAGTTTTTTCCACCCACTAAAGAGTAGATCCtgctgaaagagaaaacattCTGAGTGGCCTCTTGGAGAATGTGATAGTATAAAAGATGGGCTTAAAACCATAGGTTAGTTTCCGTACTGTTCCTCATCCACCTTGCACcaaccagaaggaaaagaaaaggacttATTTACAAAGTACTCCCCACTACTGGAATTGTGTACTAGCAGTGCCAGCGGCACGGGAAGTGTTTAGGCAGGTTTAAGCTGAGTAATACAGTTAGGTGGTGCAAATATTATAAAGCACAGAGTTTTGCCCATATTAAGATAAGCTTCCTGTACCTATTGACACATAACAGAGGTCTGTTTACACAGGATTGCTCTGGCTTTCAGCTCCAAGCTAAATGAGTTTTAAGGAAATACTCCAGAGGGAAATTGGTTGTGGATTGAGTAGGAGGTCTATATTTTGGTTGTAACAGGAGCAGTATTTTGGTTATAATCTTCTCAAGCTACATCTACTCAGAAGATGTTTGATTGTACTTCAGGTGTTAAGGATTTACTTcctacaaacaaaaaaatcaaagatctaaCTTTCTAGCATGCTTCTGTACACAACGTCACGCCACAGAGGGCCAAGAATCCATGATCAAAGAATGTTGTGATGAGGTGATGCACCATACCAAAGACAGTAGACCactgtttctgctttttcataCTCTTTATTGCCAACAGTTTAAAATggtcaacataaaaaaaaagaaacattttgataATAAATACTGGTCTTTTGgctgtaataaataaaaagtttattaacaAGGAATGCACTTTTCCAGCCACGAGTGTCTtcaaaaattaacaacaacaaaaaaaaattatagatggcCATAGTTCACAGTTGAGCAGCCAAAAGCTGCTCCGATTACAGCCTTTAAACAACATGGGagcttcctcccttctccctcccctttggGAAGTATATTCACAGTTCCAAGTCCTCTGTCTGAAATGCTCTCAACAGAGAGAAGTCAATGCACCTTTCTGTGAAATTGTCTGAAAAACCTTTTAAAACAGGTACGTCAAGAAAAACTGCATTCTGGTTCACTCTCAGATTGTCCAAAGTTAAGAACTGTATGCCTCAGCCTGGTCTGGTTCCATCCAGTCCTGCAGGCCATAGAGGAATTGTTTTCGTACCACCACCTGTCCATCTTTTTCAACATGCTGTAGATCATCTGATTGGCTTCCCTGTAGATCTCACAGTGGAAAAGAGGAGTCCCATAGGGTCCATTCAAGAAGTCTTTTAGTTACATCTCTGTAAGAGCATGTTCAGAGCATATTCCATCCGATTTTTTAATTCTGACGAACAGCCGGACATCAGCAGAGTTGTCAGTCTGAACGTTGTAGATATCCTGTCCTCGTTAATGTAGGTGAGAAGATATTCTTCATTTTGGCTACAGATGATTATTTTCGTATGATCGTGGTAGAAATTCACCTTTTAAAAGTAGACATAGATATTAGACATCtttaaatattcaggaattaGTCAAGTGTGTCCAGTTATTAAATGGCTagttaagaaatcattttttgtGACCTAAATACACACATTCCTGAAAGGTTCGCTTACCTGAAAGGTGCCATCATTGAAAAGCATCATTAAGGCCTTATCAGATTTCAGCCACTGAAGGAGGTAGAGCCGAGGTCTTCGAATATCGGTAACGCTAGGCAGATCTCCACCCTAGAAGAAATTGGGAGAGTAAATACCCAGACAGATTTTGCAGTTTGCACTCAATTCTTCTAGGCAAATGCCTCTCCAATTTGAGCAGGCATTGAAATGGCCTGGAGCTTCCTGGTCCCACCTCCCagagagattctgattcagcagagcAAGAGTAGGACATATGCATCTGCACCTCTCACGAGCCTCGGAGCTGTAAAGATGCTACTGGTCTGTGGACTACactttgcgtgtgtgtgtgtgtgtgtgtgtgtgtgagagagtgtggACTACACTTCAAATATCACTGCTCAAAAGCCACATCTAGGACGTACTTACATCCATGAGGTTCTCCTCCATGTAATGAGAGAAGTATTTGAGCACCGTCACTTGACTAATGAATTGTTCAGGAGCATCTGTTGCTGGGAAAACAGAGCACTGGCCAAGCTCTGCATAATAGTGAACTGTTCTGAAAAACAGGAACCAtagggagagaagggaagcagTTAGTCATTGCTTCTAGATTTCTTTAGTGCAAGACTAAAGAAGTGACAGGACTTCATTAACTGGATACACTTACTTTTTGTCTGGAAGGAGGCTCATGTGAGCACCATTGTTGAAAAGGACACCTACAGTGTGGTCTGAGAGCTGGTACCCAAAGCCGTATTTGTTAGAGTAATCGACCCATTTGGTGACCCACTGAAAGGAAGTGCTCAGCTGCTCTTTGGGAATGCAGTCAGCTTCTGGCATGTTTTCTAGACATCCTCGAAGGACTCTTGCCACTGTGTCTGCGACACTTCCCATGGTACTGTCTTCAAGGCCTGAaaagttagagaaaaatataaaataacgaTAAAACCTTAGGCTTTGGGGGGCTGCTAACTTTCCCTCCGTGACCTCTAAGGACAAAGGGCTCAAAATTGTTCCTTGCCTTTTTCCAAGTCCTCTGATTTTTACCTCTTCTATGTTAAATCAGGCCACAAAACAAAGGGACTCCAGTTACTTAGTATTAAGCACTGGCATTTATAGTTTTATGGAAAATGCCATTGACAGCTACTTACATTCACTGCTACTGCTGCAGCTGCCAAGAGTCCCTCTGACTATCATGCGAATAGCATCTCCAATCTGCTGCTTATTTTCTACTGCGGGTGTTCCAGATCTGGCAACTGTAGTGGTAGGTGGCTGGAGCTCCTAGAAAAGAGAAGAGTAGACAATGAGTCAAGCATCTCAAATTCATTTCAGGTTGGGAATGCTAGGTTAAGGGGAGATTGTGGCAATTGCTGGGAAAGCTGATCAAAAAGCAATGGGCATAAACGATATTTCAGTGACTCAAGTGCATGCAACTATTAAACTGAGAAGCAAAATCTTCCCTTTTAAAAGGGGAAAAGGGaagctttaaataaatacaatgtactTTAATCATAATCCATGTgataattaacaaagaaaaaaatgatacagtgtgtttatatctattttattcttttccagcATACCTCATCTGTCCTGTGTTTGCTGGGCTGCTGAGTTATCGAAGTCTTTTTCAAATCATGCCTAAGCTTgtaaatttcttcatcttctttagaCACTCTATCtgtaaatcaaagacaaaaattatgAGCATTAATCTAGGCTAACAAGGTAGGAACAAAACTAGCCACATTTCCTCCTTTTGCATTAATAACCAGCTTATGAGGATTCAAGGCAAAACCAGCATGTTGTCATCACCATCAGGGGCAATTATGCACGAAGCACACTTTAATGTGTATGGTGGAGGAAAAAAGCTAGCCATCACATTTTGGAATGCAGATTTATCATGCTATAAAAAGTTCAACAGCGTTCAAACATACTGGCTGTTATCTTTTAACTAACTTAATCCACTATAAATATAACACTGGAGACTGAAGAGCAAAAGAAGTCTTATAACTTACTATGTGTGTCAATAtatcttgctttgtcttttttgcCACCAAAAAGAGCAGCAGCTGCTTTCTTAAAGAAATTCTTAGCCGGGCTTGACAAGTGGAAATCTGGAACTGTATGACAACAGCTAGAAGAGAGTCTGTCTGGAGTGAAGCCCTGTGGAGTGTCAGAAAAGACTTTAAGTATAACCATTTCGGTAACTGTGATTGATAGCATGTaataaaaagacacaagaaaagcACCAACCTGCAAAAAAAATTCATGTCGAATGATGTCATCCAAACTGGGACGATCCTCTGGATTTTTGGACAACATGCTAGCTATCAAGTGCTTAGCAGGAGCCAGCAATGACGATGGCATCGTATACCTTGCTTCTCTTATGCACCTGTAAGTTTCTTTCAGATTTGTAGTTTCGAAGGGGGGTCTTCCTAGTAACATTGTATACCTGTGTGCAAAAGGACACTTTTTTTAGAAATGGTCACAAAGCAGTTCTTTTCCATTGTTAAAATCGAAATCCAAATTTGCTTTTTCATCATTTTGGTGCATTTACTTACATTACACAACCTAAGGCCCAAATGTCTGATTCACAGCCATGTCCTTGTTTGTTGAGGACTTCAGGAGAGAGATAGTTTGGGGTACCACATATtgttctggaaaacaaaatatgaacACCTCATTAAGAACTGTTCTACTGTTTCCACTTAGTTCTCTGGATAAAACCTTAGGAGTATTGCATTAAATTCCTGTTTAGAAAaatctgacttttcatttttgGCATCTCAACAATTAACATTTGATAGAGCgacttaataattattaatattattgtgtTTTGTGAATTTTAGTATGAATTCACCTTCTCCAaaacattaattgaaaaaaaaaaataagggtgtATTTGATCTTCATAAAACCCTGTCAGGATATGTCTTTGACTCTTACCTCCTTCTGTGCTCCAAGGGTTCCAGCCTGGCTGCCAAACCGAAGTCCCCGACTTTTAATTCCATGGCTTCGTTAATAAAAAAGTTCCCTGGataataaacaaagcaaaacctgAATCCCCTTGAAAAGATGTTCtaaccaaatacacacacacatcctctttGGAGGCAGGCAGCCAGTTGTTTACTGTTAAAGtcacagattaaaaagaaagattacaTAGGCTAGATCCCAATTAAGAACATTAATGTGTAacaagggagacagagaagaaaagaacaccTCTCCCTGATGCAGAAGTTCAGTGTTTGGAACATAGGGCTTACCTAGTTTGAGATCTCGGTGTAAGATTTCTTGTTCGTGAAGGTACTTCAGTCCAGACACAATCTGCCTGAGGTAGTATCGGACTTCTGGCTCTGTCAACACCTTCCTTGCTTTCAAGATATGAGCCATGGActaggaggaggagaaggagaaaaagagaatctgtCAAACAAAGTCATCAAAATCAGTAGTTTCCTTTTGCAGGTTGAGTGATGATAGGGAACACTACGATATCATAATTCCCACCGCAGCTAAAATCCCAGATAAAACGCAGTGTGAAGCCCGCTCCAGTTTGGGGGAAGTAAATGAACTCCAAGAGGAGTTAAAGCTCACCCTTCTACTGCAGTATTCCAAGAgaatgtaaatgttttctttgtccTCAAAGTAGTGGTAAAATTGCACTACGTGCTTATGATGGAGAATTCTGTGAAGCTCTATTTCTTTGTCGATCTGAAAGAAAAGAGCGAGACAAGGCTTATAAGCCTTCTGTCACCTTTCAAGAGCCAGTTGCTTACACATGCAGAAGACATTTTCTTAAGAGGGAAGGGCCATCCCTGCGCACAAAGAAAATACTTTACTCAACAGTCATACACACCTTTTCCCTTTGATGAGGTTTAGCTACTCTGCTGTGAGGAATGATTTTTGCAGCATACACTTTGTTGTTTGTCAAATCTGTCATCTCGTAACATTTGGCAAAGCCACCCTGAAACAaagccgagagagagagagcattgagtggggcaggggaaaaaaaagataaaaaagaaaaaaaaaaaaaaaaggacagcaggtatttttttttaaaatacctaaaaattagggggaaaaaaaattacgGGGAAGGAAGGGTGGACAGTCGCATGCACTGTACTTTTGTTGAAAGCTCCTTCGGGAAGGGAAGAGCATGCCTTCTCCCTTTACAAAGCTTTGGGGAAGGGGGGGAatcaaaaataaatgtcaaaaagaaaaaaagaaaaagaaagccgcGGGGCGCAGGTGGGGGCGGCGCGGGGAGCCGCGCTGCGGGCTCGCGGGCGCACAGAGGGCAGCGCAGGGCGCCGAGCGCCCCGGGCCCGCCCGCACCCGCCCGCCCCCCGGACGGGGGTgcccggccgcgccgccgccgctcaCCTTGCCCAGCACTTTGCCCCGGCAGTAGCGCTTCCCCGTCGTGGGGTCCACGATAATCCGCGAGACCTCGGCGCCCGAGTGcgcgtggtggtggtggtggtgcggCGCCGCCGGCGGCCCCTGGCCCgcgggctgcggcggcggcggcggctcctcggGGGGCTGCGGCGGCCGCTTCTTCTTGGAGTCCCCGCCGCAAGCCTTGCCCAGCGCCTGCTCGCACATCTTGGTGCCGGCGGCCGGCTGGTACGTGATAGTCCGCAAGAGCTCCatcgccgcccgccgcccggccctcGAGCCCCGCCGActgcccgcgcccgcgccgcgaCGTCCGCGTCCACTTGTGAGAGTGCGGGCGCCCGGCCGAGGCTTATATACGGGCCGCCGGGGGGGGCGGAGTCTCCGAACGCGATGTGACGTCACGGGcgacgccccgccccccggccgccgGAGCGCGCGCGGGACCGCCGCGAGGTCGGGAGCCGCCGCGGGCTTCCCGCTGCCGCCGGCGTGCGGGCCCCGACGGGCCGGCCTCGGGGAGCCCTCGCCGCCGCCGGCGGCCCCCGCCCGCGCTCCCCCCGCGGCGAGGTGAGCGCCCGGCGGACGCAGGTCCCCTCGCCCCCGGCCCGCTCCCTGGCGCCGCCAGTCGGGGGCGCTGCGTCCGGGGTCCGCGGCGCATGCGCGCGAGGCCTCCCCGGGCCGTCGGGGGGTCGCTGCGGGGTCGCGCCTCGCCGCCTCGCGCCCAGTTGCGGCCCCGCGGACCGGGCTCCCCGCGAAAGGCCGGGCCTCTCTCGGGGCGGCGTCGCGAGCAGCGGCGGACCGGGCCTGCGGTCGCGGGGACCCGCCCCCGCGGGAGGGCAGCCGGTGACCGTGGAGGGGGAGCCCGCGGAGCTGCCCCTCAGGGCGCCCTGGACTGGGGCGCGCGGGCGTCCCCTCGCGGGAGGTTCCAGAAGTGCAGGCGCCGCGGCGAGCGGGCCTGCTCCGACGGGAGGCGGCGCCGGCGCCCCGGGCCAGTTGCGGTGCCCGCGGCCTCTCCCTCCGGGCGTCCTGCGCGCGGCTCGGAGCCCACGcggcgcccggggcggggagggccggcGTGCAAGGCCTTCTCCCCGCGGGCACTGCGAGCTGCCCCGGGGCCTCGGCTCCGAGCCCCAGACCCCACTGCTCGCTGTTGCTGACCCGGGGACACCTTCTTGTCCTGCTCACACTTGCGTGAGGGGCGCCGCGTCCCGTCCGGGGCCTGAGGCGCCGCCTGCAAGCCCACAGCGTCCTGCCTGGGACGGGCTGCGCTCCCCACCGTGCAGGTGAGGCGCCGGGCTCCGCACGGGCCTCCGTGTAGGTGTCAGCACACCCTCGGGGTCT
The Vulpes vulpes isolate BD-2025 chromosome 2, VulVul3, whole genome shotgun sequence genome window above contains:
- the PLK2 gene encoding serine/threonine-protein kinase PLK2; the encoded protein is MELLRTITYQPAAGTKMCEQALGKACGGDSKKKRPPQPPEEPPPPPQPAGQGPPAAPHHHHHHAHSGAEVSRIIVDPTTGKRYCRGKVLGKGGFAKCYEMTDLTNNKVYAAKIIPHSRVAKPHQREKIDKEIELHRILHHKHVVQFYHYFEDKENIYILLEYCSRRSMAHILKARKVLTEPEVRYYLRQIVSGLKYLHEQEILHRDLKLGNFFINEAMELKVGDFGLAARLEPLEHRRRTICGTPNYLSPEVLNKQGHGCESDIWALGCVMYTMLLGRPPFETTNLKETYRCIREARYTMPSSLLAPAKHLIASMLSKNPEDRPSLDDIIRHEFFLQGFTPDRLSSSCCHTVPDFHLSSPAKNFFKKAAAALFGGKKDKARYIDTHNRVSKEDEEIYKLRHDLKKTSITQQPSKHRTDEELQPPTTTVARSGTPAVENKQQIGDAIRMIVRGTLGSCSSSSECLEDSTMGSVADTVARVLRGCLENMPEADCIPKEQLSTSFQWVTKWVDYSNKYGFGYQLSDHTVGVLFNNGAHMSLLPDKKTVHYYAELGQCSVFPATDAPEQFISQVTVLKYFSHYMEENLMDGGDLPSVTDIRRPRLYLLQWLKSDKALMMLFNDGTFQVNFYHDHTKIIICSQNEEYLLTYINEDRISTTFRLTTLLMSGCSSELKNRMEYALNMLLQRCN